In the Bacillus sp. HSf4 genome, TCTGCCTGGACTTATCCGGTGGGAACGATCAGCGCTGAGGATCAAAAGCTGCTGGATGTGACAGAGGAGTCTTTATATAGAGGCTTGCAGGAAGCAAAACCGGGAGAACGGTTGTCGAATATTTCCCACGCAATACAAACGTATGTCGAAAATGAGCAATTTTCAGTTGTCAGGGAATATGTAGGACACGGGGTCGGTCAGAACCTGCATGAGGATCCGCAAATTCCTCACTATGGTCCGCCGAACAAAGGCCCGCGCTTAAAGCCTGGCATGGTCCTGGCCATTGAGCCGATGGTCAACGCTGGTACCCGTTATGTTAAGACATTAGCTGATAACTGGACGGTTGTAACTGTGGACGGGAAGAAGTGTGCTCACTTTGAACACACGATCGCGATTACGGAGACAGGTTTTGATATACTGACAAAAGCCTAGGTGAAATGAGATGAATCGGAAAACACCTGAAATTGGACAGTTCGTACGCATTACGCAAGGACGCGAAATGGACCAATACGCGGTTGTCATTGATATATTCGATCATCATCATGTGCTGATAGCAGACGGAGAAAAGCGTAAATTTCATTCTCCTAAGAAAAAGAATATCAATCATTTAACCTTTTATGATTGCGTATCTCCGGAAGTTCAGAACAGTATAAATGAAACTGGGCGTGTGACAAACGGAAAATTGAGATTTTCTCTTTTGAAATTTGTCAGAGAGCAAGTTACTGATTTGAAGAAGGGAGAACACTTGAATGGCGAAAGACGATGTAATTGAAGTGGAAGGTACTGTAGTCGAAACGCTGCCAAACGCAATGTTCAAAGTTGAACTTGAGAATGGCCACACGGTTTTGGCTCACGTATCTGGTAAAATCCGCATGCACTTCATTCGCATTTTACCTGGAGACAAAGTTACGGTAGAATTATCTCCATATGACTTAACTCGTGGTAGAATTACGTACCGTTACAAATAAAGCACTCCGGAAATTGAAGGAGGTTGGAAACACATGAAAGTGAGACCATCAGTTAAACCGATCTGTGAAAAATGCAAAGTCATTCGCAGAAAAGGAAAAGTAATGGTGATCTGTGAAAATCCAAAGCATAAACAAAAACAAGGATAATTTTTAAGGAGGTGCGAGAGAGATGGCTCGTATTGCTGGTGTAGATATTCCACGTGATAAACGTGTTGTTATTTCATTAACATACATCTTTGGAATCGGCCGTTCAACGGCTCAGCAAGTCTTGAAAGAAGCTGGTGTTTCTGAAGATACTCGCGTTCGTGATTTGACTGAAGAAGAACTTGGTAAAATCCGTGACGTGATCGACAAACTGAAAGTTGAAGGTGACCTTCGCCGTGAAGTGTCTCTTAACATTAAACGTCTGATCGAAATCGGAAGCTACCGCGGAATTCGTCATCGTCGCGGATTGCCTGTTCGCGGTCAAAATACTAAAAATAACGCGCGTACTCGTAAAGGTCCGCGTCGTACTGTAGCTAACAAGAAAAAATAAGCAAGGGAGGTAACTAAACTATGGCTGCTGCTCGTAAATCAAACACGCGTAAACGCCGCGTGAAAAAGAATATTGAATCTGGAATCGCTCATATTCGTTCAACTTTCAACAACACGATCGTTACTATTACAGATGTTCATGGCAATGCTATTTCTTGGTCAAGTGCCGGAGCTCTAGGATTTAGAGGTTCTCGTAAATCCACTCCATTTGCTGCACAAATGGCTGCTGAAACAGCTGCTAAAGGTTCTATCGAACATGGACTGAAAACTCTCGAAGTAACTGTTAAAGGACCGGGTTCTGGCCGTGAAGCTGCAATCCGTGCTCTCCAAGCTGCCGGACTTGAAGTTACAGCGATCAGAGACGTAACACCTGTTCCTCATAACGGATGCCGTCCGCCAAAACGTCGCCGCGTGTAATTTGTTTGTATAGATTTTGTGTCCCTGTCAATAATGGGTTATGATACAGTTAATTTATAAAACGAATGCACACTCGTTGCCTGAGCACATACGGGACTAAACAATGGGGAATTTCGGATAGAATGAGAGCCGTTCTTTCCGGGGTTTCGACGTTTTGAAGGAGGGTTTTATGAAATGATCGAGATTGAAAAACCAAAAATCGAAACGGTTGAAATCAGCGACG is a window encoding:
- a CDS encoding KOW domain-containing RNA-binding protein; protein product: MNRKTPEIGQFVRITQGREMDQYAVVIDIFDHHHVLIADGEKRKFHSPKKKNINHLTFYDCVSPEVQNSINETGRVTNGKLRFSLLKFVREQVTDLKKGEHLNGERRCN
- the rpsK gene encoding 30S ribosomal protein S11; this encodes MAAARKSNTRKRRVKKNIESGIAHIRSTFNNTIVTITDVHGNAISWSSAGALGFRGSRKSTPFAAQMAAETAAKGSIEHGLKTLEVTVKGPGSGREAAIRALQAAGLEVTAIRDVTPVPHNGCRPPKRRRV
- the map gene encoding type I methionyl aminopeptidase, which codes for MIICKTPREIEIMREAGRIVALTHQELKKHIKPGISTKELDQIAERFITKQGAIPSFKGYNGFRGSICVSVNEELVHGIPGKRVLRDGDIISIDIGAKLNGYHGDSAWTYPVGTISAEDQKLLDVTEESLYRGLQEAKPGERLSNISHAIQTYVENEQFSVVREYVGHGVGQNLHEDPQIPHYGPPNKGPRLKPGMVLAIEPMVNAGTRYVKTLADNWTVVTVDGKKCAHFEHTIAITETGFDILTKA
- the rpsM gene encoding 30S ribosomal protein S13, with translation MARIAGVDIPRDKRVVISLTYIFGIGRSTAQQVLKEAGVSEDTRVRDLTEEELGKIRDVIDKLKVEGDLRREVSLNIKRLIEIGSYRGIRHRRGLPVRGQNTKNNARTRKGPRRTVANKKK
- the infA gene encoding translation initiation factor IF-1, whose protein sequence is MAKDDVIEVEGTVVETLPNAMFKVELENGHTVLAHVSGKIRMHFIRILPGDKVTVELSPYDLTRGRITYRYK
- the rpmJ gene encoding 50S ribosomal protein L36; translated protein: MKVRPSVKPICEKCKVIRRKGKVMVICENPKHKQKQG